The proteins below are encoded in one region of Methanobrevibacter sp.:
- a CDS encoding manganese efflux pump MntP family protein: MSFSFISISLIAVALAMDAFSVSMTKGFTQKNLTKSQILYYGLFFGGFQALMPILGYFCGNAIASIVETLASVIGFILLLGIGLNMIRESLSSDDDEITDEFSFKEVTLLAIATSIDAFAVGIAIALLKDPILISSAIIGIVAFLFSVAGIFIGKKIGHFVGDKFQILGGVILILIGIKILLGF; the protein is encoded by the coding sequence ATGTCATTTAGTTTTATTTCAATTTCATTAATTGCCGTTGCTCTTGCAATGGATGCATTTAGCGTATCTATGACAAAAGGTTTTACTCAAAAGAACCTTACAAAGTCACAGATTTTATATTACGGATTATTTTTTGGTGGTTTCCAGGCATTAATGCCTATTTTAGGATACTTCTGCGGTAATGCAATTGCATCAATTGTTGAAACATTAGCATCAGTTATCGGTTTCATATTACTTTTAGGTATTGGACTTAATATGATTCGTGAAAGCTTAAGTTCTGATGATGACGAAATTACTGATGAATTTTCATTTAAAGAGGTAACTTTACTTGCAATTGCAACAAGTATAGATGCATTTGCAGTTGGAATCGCCATTGCACTTTTAAAAGATCCAATTCTAATCTCATCTGCAATCATAGGTATTGTTGCATTCTTATTCAGTGTTGCAGGTATATTTATTGGTAAAAAAATAGGTCACTTTGTTGGAGACAAATTCCAAATACTTGGTGGTGTAATTCTTATCTTAATTGGTATTAAAATTCTTTTAGGATTTTAA
- a CDS encoding IS1182 family transposase — MVLKDDNINQTMLVPMDLRNLIPEDHPCYFIKNVVDLIDCSKANQEFRGKPGEFAYPRELLLRLILMSVFDGGLSSREIERKTRTDIAYMYLAAMEKPSYRTIARFKVDYTDLIDEAFKTTIKIAKENDLIKIHHVSLDGTKIKAKTSINKLTDENQIKIMKKHLKKSIELDQKEDEELGDESGNSVPESLTDKEKFKETVKEIQKSSKNNRNKDKLRSSSLNLLKQAEKNPKKVLKKLDKLEEKVKESPKDVISINDPDARLMKNKKGKWEWDYNAQIIVDEYKGIILSSYITQNPTDHFELIPSIEQLESNLIEIYDELPSNFQFSADNGYSTDENTTYLEEKGLDGYISTRKLSRKEKKYNLWEKPFKKDNFTYDAEIETYICPLGEILYRRRTYEYKNKQRITYWTNECKNCVMKEICCDKKNYRTIQDYGNPSKIRMQRKMETDWAQKIYKKRSKTAELPFAHIKQNMKLHEFTTTGIKNTNTEFKLYTIGHNLKRIYNEINTKNN, encoded by the coding sequence ATGGTTTTAAAAGATGATAATATAAATCAGACAATGTTGGTCCCTATGGACTTGCGAAATTTGATTCCTGAAGATCATCCTTGCTATTTTATTAAAAATGTGGTTGATTTAATTGATTGTTCGAAAGCAAACCAGGAATTTCGTGGAAAGCCTGGTGAATTTGCTTATCCACGAGAATTATTGCTCAGACTCATTTTAATGAGTGTATTTGATGGTGGATTGTCTTCAAGAGAAATAGAAAGAAAAACAAGAACAGACATTGCATATATGTATCTTGCAGCAATGGAAAAACCATCATACAGGACAATAGCACGATTTAAAGTCGATTATACTGATTTAATCGACGAAGCATTCAAAACAACCATTAAAATTGCAAAAGAAAATGATTTAATCAAAATCCATCATGTGAGCTTAGATGGAACAAAAATCAAAGCAAAAACATCCATCAATAAATTAACCGATGAAAACCAAATCAAAATCATGAAAAAACACCTCAAAAAAAGTATTGAACTTGATCAAAAAGAAGATGAAGAACTTGGAGATGAATCTGGAAATTCAGTCCCAGAATCATTAACAGACAAAGAAAAATTCAAAGAAACAGTAAAAGAAATCCAAAAATCTTCTAAAAACAATAGAAATAAAGATAAATTACGTTCTTCAAGTTTAAATCTTTTAAAACAAGCAGAAAAAAATCCAAAAAAAGTTTTAAAAAAACTCGATAAACTCGAAGAAAAAGTAAAAGAATCACCAAAAGACGTAATTAGCATCAACGACCCTGATGCTCGTTTGATGAAGAATAAAAAAGGCAAATGGGAATGGGATTACAATGCACAAATCATTGTGGACGAATATAAAGGAATAATACTTTCATCATACATTACACAAAATCCAACAGACCATTTCGAACTAATTCCATCAATAGAACAATTAGAATCAAATTTAATCGAAATCTACGATGAATTACCATCAAATTTCCAATTCAGCGCTGATAATGGATATTCCACAGATGAAAACACAACATATCTTGAAGAAAAAGGTTTAGATGGATATATATCCACTAGAAAACTCTCAAGAAAAGAAAAAAAGTACAATTTATGGGAAAAACCATTCAAAAAAGATAATTTCACTTACGATGCAGAAATTGAAACATATATCTGTCCTTTAGGAGAAATTTTATATCGAAGAAGAACTTACGAATATAAAAACAAACAAAGAATAACTTATTGGACAAATGAATGTAAAAATTGTGTTATGAAAGAAATATGCTGCGATAAAAAGAATTACAGAACAATTCAAGACTATGGAAACCCTTCCAAAATCAGAATGCAACGTAAAATGGAAACAGACTGGGCACAAAAAATCTACAAAAAACGATCAAAAACAGCAGAACTACCATTTGCACACATAAAACAAAACATGAAACTCCACGAATTCACAACAACAGGAATAAAAAACACAAACACTGAATTCAAACTATATACAATCGGACACAACCTAAAAAGAATATACAACGAAATAAACACAAAAAACAATTAA
- a CDS encoding tyrosine-type recombinase/integrase, which translates to MIEVDELTDYLDEYLEEKQEVKNLTEETIKKQTFNISKFIEYLENEGIDELNDRNVKKQLRHYRRYCLKQRGNKRTTVKTYMMNILEFINSEDVQEEIQHDPIKMKDIIEVKAEDPETAKKRIEKISLTWQQSNFFLDTIKQSGNVRDYAICRTFIDSGMRLKELVLLNKDDIQVPIDDNGFYILPEDTNEFIDVYLRAETTKGELKDRTTFITYDTLVSLNDMMMNRITKLRKNTHNVYRPVIQRNKAAEEATREELFTNIKGNRIGKRGVQDIIKKHARECDERIESEGIDCPVNYGKNVSVHILRHTALSHYAEILTVAEVQSIAGHSNSQTTDKYIHIDREQMKQKLKVNSMRFNN; encoded by the coding sequence ATGATTGAGGTTGATGAGCTAACAGACTACCTAGATGAATACTTAGAAGAAAAGCAAGAGGTAAAAAACTTAACGGAAGAAACTATCAAGAAACAAACATTTAATATATCCAAATTCATTGAATATCTTGAAAATGAAGGAATTGATGAATTAAATGATCGTAATGTTAAAAAACAGTTAAGACATTATCGTAGGTATTGTTTAAAACAACGTGGGAACAAAAGGACTACTGTTAAAACATATATGATGAACATTTTAGAATTCATTAATTCAGAAGATGTTCAGGAAGAAATCCAGCATGATCCAATCAAAATGAAGGATATCATTGAAGTTAAAGCAGAAGATCCTGAAACTGCCAAAAAAAGAATTGAAAAAATTTCTTTAACATGGCAACAATCTAATTTTTTCCTTGATACAATCAAACAGAGTGGTAATGTAAGAGATTATGCAATTTGCAGGACTTTTATTGATTCTGGAATGAGGCTAAAGGAACTTGTGCTTTTAAACAAGGATGATATTCAAGTTCCAATAGATGATAATGGATTTTATATCTTGCCAGAGGATACTAATGAGTTTATTGATGTCTATTTAAGGGCAGAAACTACAAAAGGGGAATTAAAAGACCGTACTACTTTTATTACCTATGATACACTCGTTAGTTTGAATGATATGATGATGAATCGTATCACAAAACTTAGAAAGAATACTCATAACGTTTATCGTCCGGTGATTCAGAGAAATAAAGCTGCTGAAGAAGCAACACGTGAAGAACTGTTCACTAATATTAAAGGTAATCGTATTGGTAAACGTGGAGTTCAGGATATCATTAAAAAACATGCACGTGAATGTGATGAAAGAATTGAGAGTGAAGGAATTGATTGTCCTGTAAATTATGGGAAAAATGTCAGTGTTCACATTCTAAGACACACTGCATTGTCTCATTATGCGGAGATTCTGACGGTTGCTGAAGTTCAATCAATTGCAGGACACTCCAATTCCCAGACTACTGATAAATATATTCATATTGATCGTGAACAAATGAAACAAAAATTAAAAGTCAATTCCATGAGATTTAATAATTAA
- the cas2 gene encoding CRISPR-associated endonuclease Cas2 gives MYVIVSLDVKFKTNLEKIERIIEYYGLRKIQNTLYVGELDNNERNSLKESIDNVIKEYDSVLILPVCQNCYLKKESCGREIKFDNELFRVY, from the coding sequence ATGTATGTGATAGTAAGTCTTGATGTAAAATTCAAAACAAATTTGGAAAAAATTGAAAGAATCATCGAATACTATGGTCTTCGAAAAATTCAAAACACATTATATGTAGGGGAGCTGGACAACAATGAAAGAAATTCACTGAAAGAAAGTATTGATAATGTCATAAAAGAATATGATAGTGTTTTGATACTTCCAGTATGTCAAAACTGCTATTTGAAAAAGGAAAGCTGTGGTCGAGAGATTAAATTTGATAATGAACTATTTAGGGTGTACTGA
- the cas1 gene encoding CRISPR-associated endonuclease Cas1, with product MKLIIDGYNKSIHKKDNPLAIHENSEIIDSIKASEVNDITIVGKGYVTFDALNLIAQNNIKLIAINPRGQLTYTLESPDWRNVTLRKQQYQLSENKLGLEISKELIKCKMKNQKATLTTLNKNKQLKRVFNYRSKIDEIIKQIDELSLNGDNEKQRIKIMGLEGKASNEYWMGVKYFIPKEIEFRNRTKQPTDLLNSMLNYGYAILASEITKSILVNGLDPYCGFLHFDMDRRTSLTFDLIEPFRQQIVDKTVISLINRKQITNDDLDKRNNTIKLEARKLIVSKILGKIFSTITYNDETVSYADLIRKQSKNLVDTLLNGTEFNGFYLRW from the coding sequence ATGAAACTAATAATCGATGGATATAATAAATCAATACATAAAAAGGATAACCCGCTTGCCATACATGAAAACTCTGAAATTATAGATTCAATTAAGGCAAGTGAAGTTAATGACATAACAATTGTTGGAAAAGGATACGTGACTTTTGATGCATTGAATTTAATAGCACAAAATAACATTAAACTGATAGCAATCAATCCAAGAGGACAATTAACCTACACATTGGAATCACCTGACTGGAGGAATGTAACATTAAGAAAACAACAATATCAACTGAGTGAAAATAAATTAGGTCTTGAAATTTCAAAAGAACTAATCAAATGTAAAATGAAAAATCAAAAAGCAACATTAACAACATTAAACAAAAACAAACAGCTAAAAAGAGTATTTAATTACAGATCAAAAATTGATGAAATAATAAAACAGATTGATGAATTAAGTTTAAATGGAGATAATGAAAAACAGAGAATAAAAATCATGGGATTAGAAGGAAAAGCCTCAAATGAATATTGGATGGGTGTAAAATACTTCATTCCAAAAGAAATTGAATTTAGAAATAGGACTAAACAGCCGACAGATTTATTGAATTCAATGCTGAATTATGGATATGCTATTCTTGCAAGTGAAATTACAAAAAGCATTTTAGTTAATGGTTTAGATCCATACTGTGGTTTCCTACACTTTGATATGGATAGAAGAACCAGCTTAACATTTGATCTAATTGAACCATTCAGGCAGCAAATAGTAGATAAGACCGTTATAAGTTTAATCAATAGAAAACAAATCACTAATGATGATTTAGATAAAAGAAACAATACAATAAAACTAGAAGCTAGAAAACTAATCGTAAGTAAAATTCTTGGAAAAATATTCTCAACAATAACATATAACGATGAAACTGTCAGTTATGCAGATTTAATTAGAAAACAAAGCAAGAATTTAGTTGATACATTATTGAATGGTACTGAATTTAATGGATTTTATTTAAGATGGTGA